The genomic segment AGATGCACCCCCACCCTTTCCTGGGCTCTCCCTTCCCTTGGGAGGCAAGGACTCGAGTCCATTAGTCTGTGGGAGGGAAGTCGAcgcagccccagggctctgagtcTCTGCCAGGTCTGCCAGGATGGTGTGTTCACTTGAGATTGAAAGATGAtgccataaaaaaccctaaaggctccactccaaaactactagaactaatatctgaattcagccaagtctcaggatacagaattagtacacagaaatctgttgcattcctataccctaatgatgaactagcagaaagagaaatcaggaaaacaattccattcacaactgcatcaaaaagaataaaatacctagaaatgaacctaaccaaggaagtgaaagacactcttaagagaaattagagaggacactcCTAAATGGGAATTCATCCCGTGCATGTAATACTGGTTTGAAAACTCCTTTCCAGTCGCTCATGCCTGTCCAGGCCCCTCTGCGTGCTGGGCTGCCgtcccatcctcctcctctccGGACTGGGCACATCCAATGGGAAAGTCAGTTTGCACCGCTTTGGGTATTTTTGCCCATTTACTCCTAGCCTTTCCCCACCCAGACACCAATCCTTTCCCCTGAGCATACTTAGCATTGAGTTTTCATTCTGAGCTCCAACAAAGGGGTAAGAATGTTCAGAAGGTCGCAGCTGATCTGACAGTCGGGTCAGCAGCACGGCACTTGTTGTGAGGCAGGTGctcccaggcaggcagagaacGGGAGCCGACATCCGCCAAGGGGCGAGCTCTGCTTGCCAAGGGCCACAGGAGGGGCGTCGGGGATGTGGGGACACGTCCATTGACATTATTTGCGTGTCACTTTCTTCCAGGAATGAAGGCTGTATCGGTGGAAGACACCTCCATTACCTGCCCAGGACTGGAGATGAATAATCAGGGCCGGTAAGCGTAAAGCTCAGGGAATGTGGTCAGTTATGGGCACTATGGCGGGACCAGCGTGCGTGATGCGTCCTCTGGAGGAGCTGCTCACACCAGTTCTGGGAGGGCTCAGGGCTTCCTCTGCACCCACCTATGCGGGTGGTCCCCTGAGGGGCTGTGATCCCCTGTCACCCAGGCTCTGTCAAGGAGGGCAGGATGCAGGAGGTGCCGGGCCCCAGGGACGGTACCTGTGGCCCAGGCACCTTTCAGGGCCAAGCCAGCATGCTCtgtcatggaaaagagtttgggAGGTGACACCAAACAGCCCGCCTCGCCACTTGGCCCGTGGCCACGAGGGCATCTGGGCCCTGCAGGGCTCCTCACGGCCTGCTCAGCCTTCATTGCACAGGGGGCCTCATCTCCCCTGGGGTGGGCCCTCCTGCCCCGTGCTGCCCCCTACTCGGGGTCCTGAAGGCCCGCTGATCAGAGCCGTTACAACGAGGACCACGGTCGGGAGCAGGTTTAGCCAAGCGCATGCACGGTGCTGTCTGGGCTGCGGGTCACCGACTGGGCTGCAGGTAACCATCTGCCCTTTCTGTGTTCTAGCGCCGTCCTCATCGATATCAGCCTGGATAATGGCCTCACCTTCATCAAGAAGGATTTAGAGATCAGCAGGAGGACCTGTGCGATGTCCAGGGTGAGACTGCTGCCACCCCCTGGGACTGTACTCTGTCCATCCCCAGACAGGGAGACACACTGGGAAGCCAAAGGCAGGAACAGTGTCCAGGGCAGGCCAAGCAAGTCGCTTGGGCAGCTGGGCACCTGGGCAGCACCTCACAGCCACGGCAGCCCCTGAGCCTTTCCCTGGGGAGCGGTGCCCCCGCTCAGGCTGCAGAAGTGTCCTGGGGGTACCCCTGTGAAGGTGTCTGCGGCtgtgcagctcctctgccctgtTGCAAGCCCAGGTTCCCTGAAGGCACATGGCACCCCGCACTTGGAGCTCCAAGCAGACTCTGGGACAGTGCTGAGAGGGGCCCCATGACTTCCACCTTGCCGCCTCCCTGGCCTGGGTCTCCTGGTGGGGAGTTCAGAGCTCCCTCTGGGTCTGGCttaggtgggggtggaggctggaggctgtgtgcagggagctaAAGTCCAGGCCCTCAAAACTGGGGTCCCAGACCcaggagccctggaggctgggaccCCCTGTGGCCCTGCGTAGTGGAGGTGAATTTCCACTGCACTGGTGCTCCGGCCCTGCTGTGGGTacagcccctgcccccaagccTGGCTTCCGACAGCACTGACACTCCTGGGCATGTCTGTTTATACTTATCCCTGGATGTCTGCTCCGGGCAGCAGACGGAACTGACCCACTTGCCCATTGGGGTCCCACCTGGTGACAAGCGCCCTTCAACAGGCACATTGGGAGAAGAACTCAGGAGCCAACCGGTGTCTACTCCCAGCACAGTGGCttccccccagccctggcctggcctcccctcTCCTCGGCCCCGCCTCCTTGGCACGGAGTCCACCTCGCCCTgtccctctcccccttccctgaAGCATCGCACTTTGGTGACCGGTTCAGGCCTTGCAGCCCCTGACTGCACAGATGCAGTGGGCTTCTCCGTGACTATGAGTAAGAACAGGACAGAAGCCCCCATTCCCTACGGGCCTGCCCTGTACCAGGATGGGCTATGAACCCTAAACCTCACAGGTGTCCCCTCACTCGCTCCTCCGGATGTGGAAGTGCAGCTcagaggggctgagcagctctgggaaggggccagggagggccaggCTATGGGGAGATAGACCCAGGGTGCTGCCCTGATGCTGTAGTCCCCCTTCATCCCGGCCCCAGgagcccccctgtaccccctgtGTGCCTTCACTGGGGGgcacctccccaggcccctgtgctGTCAGCCCGGGCATGCAGTGGGCGCTGCCTGTGGCCCAGCACGGAGGACGCCGGACACCCTGGCAGGGTTCTGGGTCAGAGCCTCTGAGCAGGGTCTGTGGCGCAGGGTGCTTCAGGGGCCCTCAGGGCCCAGCCCCTGGCTCCTAGTCCCGCTGTGGCCTCTCAGAGTGGGGCAATCTGAGTGTAAGGGGGAAAGGTGGATTTGGAGGTGTGGGGTGGGATGCCAAGTGACGGGCACCACAGGAAGCTGCCCAGGTGCACGAGGACTTAGCACGTGTGCTTTCCTCAGGAGGGGACCCCACCTGCCCTACTGGGTGCCACACCACCGCCTGCCCAACGAAGAGCCCTTCCAGATGGTGGGCCGGAAGACGCAGAGGATACTCAGCCAGATGGAGGGCCTCCCAGAGGGGTGTTCCTCAGTTTACACTCTCTCTACTGGGCTGTGCCCCTCCTGACGCTGCCCTTTTTCCTGGTGCTGTGCTGCTGCTGTATCTGGCGATGGCGCAGTAAAAGTGTGAGTGACCCCTGACTACACAGCCCTGTGGCCCAGGCACTCCCCAGCCAGCCCCCCAAAGTATGGGGACTCCTGGCTGCCCCGGGATTCCGCCTGTGGGAAGGTTCCCGTCAGTTCTGAGGTCATCACCTGCGCACAtggagcctcagagctgccctcccattcctgggcacacagcctgGCCTCTGAGGGGCTTTGTGCCTCAGGCTTGGCCCAGAGAGGGGACCTGTGAGCAGCCCTACCCCTGAGGAGAAGTGACCCCAGGCCCTGACTCAGGCTTCTGAAGGACCCACAGGGACAAAGGCCAGGGAGGGGCCTCTGCTGTGGATTGGAGGAAAGCACAGACCCTGCCTGGGCAGCGATGGCCCCAAAGGGAGGGCCAGGTGCCCCCCGATTGCTCTCCTCTGGGGCAGCTGTGCCTTTAAAAACACACAtggcctctgcccatctctggagccctgtccttccttcccagtcACTACTCAGGACCCGGTCGTGCTGGGCGCCAGTCTGGGCAGGGAACAGAAGTGAAGTGGCCCCATTCCTGCCATGGCAGCTCCAGGACTGGTGTCTCGATGGGCCTTGGTCCCTGGGGTACTGGGGAAAAATGTCACCTTCATGGCATGTGGCCATTCTGCTGCCTAACCAGGGCaacagcagagggcagaggcgGGCCCCGGGTAGGGCGGGTGCAGAGGCCCGGCTAGCTGGGCTCCCAAGGGCAGGCGCGGGAGCACTGTGGGAGGAAGGACCCCGGGGGTGTGAGGGGGCAGCCCCAGCAAGATGCCGGAAGGCCTGAGGTCTGCACACTGGGGGCCTGAGGACAGGAAGCCAGGGTGCCGGGTGGACTTCCCTGAGGGCCGGGCACAGGGGCGGTTCAGGGTGTGCGGAGGAAGcggggaggagcaggaagggaaggggaggatcTCTTGTCTTCATAAGACATACAGGGTGCTGATGAAAACCCCCTGTTAGACGcctgcagcagcaccaggcaTCCTAGGCTGAATGTCTGCCCGGGGACCCACGGGGAAGGGTGGGCTCAGTGCAGGCAGGTGGAGCCAGCCGGCCACAGACCCACATGCAGCGAGCCCTCAGGTGGACACCCAAGGCCCTGCTCTGTCCCTCTGCTGCAGAGCAGGCCCCCTCCTGTGTGCACGGCTGAGCCAGAGCCAGGCTTCTCTAAGGAGGGCTGCCCCGGGAACGAAGGCGAGGTGATAGAATTTCTTGCCCTTTTGGGGAGCAGCCTCATTTGCAAACTAAGAGTTGCCGGGTTTGCACTAGGGCGGCTCTCTCCTAAGGGACACGGTGCTGCCCCTCGGTCCTTGAGTTCTCCCAGCAAACACTGGCGGAGTGGCCAGGAAGTGACAGGTGTAGGGCAACAGCCACAGTGTCCCTACCCCAGGAGCTGCCCGCCAAGAAGCAGACACTGTTTTCTCCTTCTAGAGCCCAGCCGCACTGGCCCAGAAGTGCCCCTCGGTCATTGGATCGTGCTGTAGGAATCCTGATAAAGAGAAGATGAAGGAACCAGAGGTGAGAAGGGCCCTAGACAGGTGCTGATGCCCCAGGCTGGGCCGAGGGCGGCCAGGGGCAGGCGGCTCCTGCCCCACAGACACGGGCCCAGAAGGCCTGGCTTCTGTGGTGGTGAGGTTATGGGTGCTGGGCTTTGATCACCCGGCACCACAGTAAGGACACCATCCGGGCCCTAGAGGCCTGGGACAGAGAAAAGGCGTGAGGGCCCatattccccacccccagctggtcCCCGCCCCCGGGTCTCCCCTTATCACGGGCCCAGGCTTCTGGATGTGGGTGGCTGCCGACAGGTGCCCGTCCGCGGTGCTGGCAGAGCTTGTCGTCCGCTCCAGCCAAGCTCAGGCTTCCTCGGCCCTTGGGTGGATTGGTGAGAACACACGGGACGGCACAGCTCGCCCAGGTCAGGAAAAGCCAGGGAAGTTCTGTGCCGAGTTCCTCCTGCCATGAACACTCCCCAAAAAGAGAGTGTCACCTGCTGCTCCTGCAGACGTCCCCTCAGCAGAGTGAGGGAGAGGACTGCAGGGTCCCGGGAACCCACTGAGGAAGGGAGACGGGcacctggaggaggggcctgaagtaccccccaccccagaacctgggccCCATGCAGTGAGGAGAACCCCGTCCCGCAAGGCCCGGAGATGACAGGGGTGGATGGGCTCCCGGTTGCAGGTGTTGAGAAAGAAAGAGCCCTGCGGTGTCTGTCAGGCTCTGCCCCCGTCTCCCTGATTCTACATTAGTTTTGACAGATCCATTAAGTCCTCCTAAGCATCAAGGGGTAGCTGAGAGCCATCCTGCTCTCCCTGCAGGAAGTGTGGGGCCCCGGGGAGCCCAAAACACACCTGCCAGAGATAGAAGCCCCTTGCTGGGGGTCTTtctgccacagtgcctgccccatgcagggcagggtCACAGGCTTTGCGTGCACGCAGGCCAGGCTGCTGACAAGGGCGGGGCGTGGTGGTGAGGAGTCTAGCAAGCCAGCTGGGCCCCAGGGCTGGAGGCCCGGGCAGAGGGGAAGCACAGCTGAAGGtggcagctgccaggagctgcTTCTCGGGGAGGGTGATTGTGTGAGGCCTGGAGTAGGATAAGGCAGAGCCAGGTTCCCAGGGGAGACGAGACGCTTGAGGAGGCCTGAGCAGGGAGGCCAAGGGCCCAGCCAGGCAGTAGGCACACAGGAAGGGGAGAGTGGACTTCCGGCCAGAGACAGAGGCGCCCAGGACAGGATATGGGCAGACTGCGCTCTGAGGCTCGATGCGGGACAGACAGTTTCTCGGAAGCCCGATGTTAGCACGCTACACGGTGCCGCTAGGCAGACCTAGGGGTGTATCCATGGAACTCGGGCCAGCAGGACAAGGGTGGGCTTGAGAAGACAAGGAACCTGGCAACCCCAGGAGTGAGGGAAACCACAGCCTTCAGCCCCCAATTCCAGTGGCCTCTCAgtaactttctctctctctcctcttctccccagaGGTGTGATTCTGCCGACCCCCTAATGATGCCCTATTGTGAGTCGTTGTCCTGCGGCACGTGGATCTACCATCGACCCAGCTGCCATTGCTCCCACTTCAGCAGAATCTGCTCATGTTGCCAGGGTGAGCAACCCATTCGCTGCCAGCGGAATGATGCCATTCATACCTGCTGCAACCTGGATGCTCTGGAAAGCAGCTCTGAAAGTCTCAACCCATGACGCGATCTCTACGGCACCCAAATCCccatattgtttttttaatattttggtatgattaatatacacttacatgagcaacactgtggttactagattgtccccattatcgagtccctcccacataccccattacagtcactgaccatcagcatagtaagatgctctggaaccactgcttgtcttctctgtgatgtgctgccctccccgtgcccccccacattagtgtgctaatcataatgcccatttctccccttatccctcccttcccacccatcccccacagaccctttccctttggtaactgttagtctgtccattcttgggttcggtgaatctgctgctgttaggctccttcagtttttgctttgttcttagactccaaagatgagtgaaatcatttggtacttgtctttctccgcctggcttatttcactgagcataataccctccagctccatccatgttgctgcaaatggtaggatttgttacctGCCACTTGAGGAGTATCAGACCCTTAGTTATCATCCCAGGTTGCTCTGGGGCTTGATGTaagtcccttttatttattttattttttatttttattaaggtattattgatagacactctcatgaaggtttcacatgaaaaactgtggttactacattcacccatattattgagagCATATTTgggtcttccttttatttttgtattttgtattttgtaagttcaaaaataaaagttaaccCACAGAATGAGTGAAAATATTCCCAATACATATAGGCAACAAAAGACcaataaggaaataatgaagaatttCTACTAATcaacagaagacagaaaacacaataaaaaatgagcaaaaaacttGCAGAGACACTTCATGAAGGATGACATTCAAGTGGCCAATACATCGATGAAAAAGTACTCAgtttcattagtcatcagagagatGTTtactaaaaccacaatgcaataccACCACATGTCCCCAGAATGACTGATATGAAAAACATCACCAGCAGCAAGAGTTGGCCAGGacgtggagcaactggaactcttttacaccgttggtgggaatgcaaattggtgaaTCACTTTGGAAGATTGTCTGGCAATGTCCAAACTGAGCATACATGAATCCCATGGCCAAGCAATTCCATTCTGAGGTATAtatatcccacagaaatacatatataatgtcgAGCAAAAACATTCACTAAAATGTTTATAGCTGCACCAGTAGAAGCACCGCAGTGGCTCCAGACCGGAAACCGTACGGACGCCATTAACAGGAGAACAGGTGAATCGTGGCGTATTCTCACTACGGGGTATCACGGAATGAAACCGGGTGGACCACGACTCTGCAACCGCACACACACCATGGGTGAGTCTCACTGACATGACACTGAATGGAGGAAGTCAGACACGAAGGATGACACACTGTGTGGCtcttatttgtataaaatacaaaatagtggATGTTAATCTATGATGTCAGAGTCAGGAGGGTCTCACCCTTGGGGACAGTGATTGGATGGGGGTCCATGGGGCTGTCTGATAAGAATATACTGTAACTGTCCCCTGATCTGAGTGGTAGTTGCAAAGTTGTGCTCACACTGTGAAAAAAAGTCAAGCAGTATATTTATGATATGTGCACTTTGGGTATGTATGTTCTACGTCAATCAAAAATgttaaggaagaagcaaaaacaaaaaaatcccattatTTTTTGAGACTTTCACAAAAAACAACAGGTCGCTGATCCCTAGTTTCACCTCCATTCCTGTTTAGAGGTCCCGGTCTTTATTTTACTTGAGCTGTTTGTTTTGTTACtaatttcatagttttatttattgttatcaaAGTTATTCATGCACACGGTGTAAAGGTCCAAACAGTTCTCTGGGGCTTGTTGTAGaaaccccctcccccaacctcatCGGCTCTTGTCTCATCCCATCCGTCCAATACAGCTGTTACGACTGCACAGGCGTGACTCGCTGCATAACCTCTCCGTTCCCCTTGATCTAATAAATGTCCTTTTGTGTACTGTTTGCATGTGCTTACCGTTCATTACTCTATAACCCCCAAATATTCCCCAGTTTGCGCAGACACACTCAGTAGCCTGTCACGTACTCTGAATGACATCCCTTCTCTCAGTCCTCACCTGCTCCAGTGGGACCGgctcccctccagccctgctgaACAGCTGTGGGCTTCGGCACGCCCCTCACGGCCTTCCTGGGAGACcgctccctcctctcctgtgtTGGATCTCCTGTTTCATACGTACCAAgtcatctttatttccttgtcCTGGTGGAGCAGGAAACCGCTTCTAAAAGTTTCCTGAGAAAAGGGGCATGGGAAGCAAAGCTTCGAGGTcttgcatgtctgaaaatgtaTGTATGCCGTTCTCACACGTAAGTCATTGCTTAGTTGCTTACAGAGTCCTATATTGGAAAAATATTCCCTCAGAAATTTGAAGTCATTGCTTCACTGTGTTCTTTCCTCCAGTGGATGACATTCTAGCTCTTGATCTTGGCATAAAACCTGTTTTTCCTCTTAGTTCGGGTTCCCCAAGAGACCCTGAGTCATGTGTGCACATGGAGTCACTCAGTGGAGACACgcagaggggagcagggaagggatcaGGGGAGAGAAGGCGGTCACCATGCTGACTGTGACTGAGGGACTGAGCATGTCTAAGGCTTAGCTCTGCATAGAGATTTTGGGGAAATGGTGGCAAACATACATGTCAGAGTTCATGTGTGCAAGGACaaggaaactgtgtgtgtgtgcacgtgacATCCTCACAGTCAGCGGCTGACAGCTGCTCCCAGGGAGGAGGGTAGTAATTCCCCAGCACTTCTGGCCTGCTATGAACCCCACAGAGCAGCCTTCCCTGGCTTTGGAGAGACTATCAGGCAAAAGAGAGCCAGATACTGGCAGTTAGACGTCAGCAGCAGTTCACTGAAGCGGGGCTGCCCAGGCCGTTAGCGGGGGGCGggcagtgatgtctgctgtggcgACCTGGCTGGGCTGTTACTTGGGAACTCCcatctgtattcttttgttttttccttttgtccatatttttctGGACATCTCTTGTCTGGAGGGTTCCAGCCTGGCTGCCTGAGTTCTGAGCTCTCTGGTTCAAGGATTACCAGAAGATTAACCAGGGTTCCAGGGGAGGACCGGCTGGGAGTCTTGACATTCAGTGGGAGACTAAACTTTCACTTAATCTTCCTATTTCAGGATGACACCCTTGACTTCTGGGGTCCCCCTGACCAGAGACTCTATAATTGGTGCTTTTCATGGTATAAATTCTCAGACCTGTGCTGGTCGAGGCAGGGAAGTCACACACTTGCTCTCAGAGGAGAGGTATCGGGTTAAGTGGACTTTCAACCAAACATTCTGTTTTTAGCCCCATACTCACCTCCATAGGTGACTAGTGTCACTGATTCCTTTTGCAGCTTCTGTGATGTAAATCTgattgcttctctgctttccccaaTCGGCTAAACTAGTCACAATTTACTTCTCAGATTTCGGAGTCCCAAACATGttgctgctgccgccgccgcctctaGTGTCTCCGCTCCGCCCCGTGTGGTGTCAGTGCGTGCCCTCATGAGGCGCCCTTACCTATACGTAGGGAATGGATGGTGAGGTCAGCAGGCCCAGGGGGCAGGGTTTGGACTCCACCTCTTTCGTGTTTTAGCTGTGGAGCTTTGGATGAGGTATCCAACCTCTTTTGGTCTGTGCTCcttcatcattaaaaaatgagaatgctgCTACCTACCTCAGAGGATTGCTCTGAGGAAAAAATGAGGACACATACAGGAAAGTACAAAACATATTGTTGAGCGTAGGGTTGCGACTCAAAAATATCTTGGCTTCATTTTCCTGCATTTGGAGGTTGGGGAACCAGGGTGATGACTCAAGGAAGACAGCGAGGTAGACAGCAGGCTGGGCGGCTCAGGGGCAGTTTGGTTGGGCCACACCTCCACTGTCCTCTCTTTCATCCCTATTGCCATTGCCTTGGATCCTGCAGatacaagattttaaaaacatgaacttaCTATCCTATATTCTGGTAACCCCTGTCCCTATGCCAATCACAAAAAAAGGGGGTTCTGGGTTTATTATCTCTAGAAATGAATGACCGTAGAACACCAATTATAAATgagtcaaaattttttctttgggatGTTAAAATCCAAAGACTCGAGGCATGataaaaaaaacagctttggaagAATAATTCaagagttgatttttttcaacactgtcacatatatacataaacactgatacatgtgtgcacaaacagacacacacactgactcacatctGCATGTACACATTCAAAGAACTAGATAAAAATTCACTAGACTTTGGAGTAGGTAAGTCGGGTGGAAGCTGGGAGCTGGAACAGGTAATGTATGGAGAAACTACTGATGTCCTTTGATCTCTGCCCTCAGAAACGAAGTGACTTCCCCCTTTTTTGGTTGTGGCATCAAGCTGCTTGTGAGGAGGTTAGGATTGTTTCAGCAGgaatataaagagaagaaaagagctaattatgcatttattatgCATCTACTGAAATTCAGAAGGATTTTCTAGCAATGCAATAGGCTTGAAATCTGGACTCTAAGGGAAGAATCATATTCGCTTAGCTCCCGTTTAACATAATCAAGATCCAGATCTAGAGTCAACATTCTACTAAAGAAGGAGGTAATTCGATTTCTTGTCTAACATCCTCATCTGACTATAATGGTGATAATCACACCTACCTCAAAGGAATGCTTCTGAAAGGAACTCCGATGTTCTAATGTGGCAACTAGTGTCATGAGGTCAAGGATAGGATGTAAGAGGAACGAGAATCCTGCCCCTTCTTGGCGTGGGGATCGAAGAAGAGGAAAGCCGGGAGGAGTCAGGAGAGCAAAGCTGGAATCATAGAGGCTTAACGTGGAATTGGGGAAACGGCTTCAAAAACATCTAGAAAATGGAAGAACTTTCCTAAATTGGCACAAACTTGTGTCTAATTTAGATGAGTGGGCAAATTAGGGTGACCTGGCAAGGAGGTAAGGCCTCCCCCTCTAGTCCTTCCCCAGGTAGGTACTGAGCTGAGCCATGGGCCTGGCATGGGGCACAGTGTGACAAGAAGATAACGAATGGACAGCATGTGGTTGGGACAGCTTGGGTCAGGGACTAGATGAAGGACGTGGTGGACATTTAGGGGGTCCACTGGGCTTTCCAGAACCACAGGGAGGTTGCTTCTGCTCGTAAGTAGCGATGAGATCAGACCCAGCCAAGGGAGACCCAAGAAATACTCCAGCTATTGAGATGAACCAAAGGCCAGCAGGGTGACTGTAACCAAATACACATTGACCCATAAGCACCCCTCCGGTGGCAGAACCCCCAGGAGGCAGAGGACCCAATGCAATGGGCCACCCTGGGCGTCCCTACCTAGTAAGCCACATTCCCCTCCCCGTTTGCAGGGCAAAGCTGCAAGGTCTGGGGACCTGCCTAGACTCAGGGCGCGCGCGAGGGTGGACACGCCCTCCCCACCTGGGTCCCACACGCTCACTAACAGCCCGGCCTGGAACCACAGTCTCTGGCTGGGCAGGAGGACAGCTGCCCTTCCCTGTCCTGCCTTGACACCAGTGACCTGGGTTCTGTCTGGCTGTGGCCACCCTCTCCTCAGCCTTGTGCGATGCAGGGGCCCCCACCGACGCCTTGCAGGTGCGCGGCGTGGccggggcgggcggcggcgggggcagGGGTCGGTGCGCAGCCGGTGCAGCGCGGCCGACTCACCTGCATGGCCGCGGCCCCGCGGAGTCGGCAGCGGCTGGCGGCCCGGTGTGCGCCCGCCCTGACTTCCGCGTGGGGCTCGCCGctccctccccgcccctgccACCTGCTCCCGCCAcgcccctgcccttccctggcGCCTTCCGGGGACCCCTCCCGCCTCCGGAGGCCGTCGCCCCCACCTGCGGGGACGCTTCCCGTTCATTGGGGGGGGCTGCCTCAGTCCTCCTTGCTGACCCCAGGACCCCAACCTCATCAGCCTCCGAGGCCGATCCCCTAAGAGGAGAAACCGCGGCGGGAGGGCCGAGGGTGGGGCAGATGCCCAAGAACCCAGCCTTCTCCCGGCCTGAGCCTAGGCTTTGTGGGCCCGGTGGGGAGGGCAGCCTCGGGGTCCTTAGGACGGggggctggccctgggctgcaggacCGAGGGGCGGCTTCACCGCTTCCTGTGGGTCAGCCGCAGACGGCTCCAGGCCCCCAGGGCGGGCCTGTCCTTTGGGAGACAGTAACTGCCCCCGGAGGAGGTTGGGGTGAAGCTGG from the Manis javanica isolate MJ-LG chromosome 11, MJ_LKY, whole genome shotgun sequence genome contains:
- the LOC140844570 gene encoding uncharacterized protein, with translation MQHGLKRANEQMERTRAAGERVPSLIIALTGGPLLPESFAETKVEAEKSRQLGATLYFVGVQDSQKYQLIARSCVEITSLDFSSLCTRGKKTVKVIGKGLQGVRNDDVVCQFRTGKEIIRMKAVSVEDTSITCPGLEMNNQGRAVLIDISLDNGLTFIKKDLEISRRTCAMSREGTPPALLGATPPPAQRRALPDGGPEDAEDTQPDGGPPRGVFLSLHSLYWAVPLLTLPFFLVLCCCCIWRWRSKSSPAALAQKCPSVIGSCCRNPDKEKMKEPERCDSADPLMMPYCESLSCGTWIYHRPSCHCSHFSRICSCCQGEQPIRCQRNDAIHTCCNLDALESSSESLNP